In the Agrococcus beijingensis genome, GCAGCGCACCTACGCCGGGCAGCTGCCGGTCGACTTCGCCGAGCGCGGTCTCGAGCAGGCGAACGTCGCTGGCCTCGAGCACGTCTTCGCGAGCCCTAAGGACGCCGTGCGCCGCATCGCGTGGCTGGGCGACCGGATCGTCGGCCTAGCCGCGACGAGCGCTGCCCCCGCGCGCTGGGAGCGGGAGCTGGGGCTCGTGCCGCCGCCGGCCGACCGCGAGCTCGACCGCCTCTACGTCGCCGCCGAGATGCACGGCTCCGGGCTCGGAGCCGCCCTCTTGGAGGCGGTCGTCGACGAGCGCCCGCACTACCTGTGGCTCATCGACGGGAACGCCCGCGCCGCCCGCTTCTACGAGCGGCGCGGGTTCCGACACCTCGACGAGCAGATCTCGACCGGGCCCACCTGGGGCGGGATCCCGATGCACCGGATGCTCCGCAGCTGACCGCGGCCTCGCTCAACTGAGGTGCGCGAAGGCGACACCGCGATCGAGCAGCACTGGCAGAGCCTGCCGGAAGCCCTCCGCAGCGCCGCCGCCGGGCTGGTTCATGTGCGCGATGACGATGTCGCCGGGCGCTGCCGAGCCGAGCGCCGCGGCGACCTGATCGGCACTGAAGGTGGCGCCGGCGTCGCCGTTCACCGAGAACCCGACGATCGAGCGGCCCAGCATCCGCGCGGCCTCGACGGCCACGTCGTCGGTGAACGCCGTGCCCGGCCGCATCAGCACCGAAGGTGCACCGGTGTGCTCGAGGAACCAGGCGTCGGCGGCCA is a window encoding:
- a CDS encoding GNAT family N-acetyltransferase, which produces MHSSRPLPAARPLPEGVALREPTPADALAWATFLVHEQQRTYAGQLPVDFAERGLEQANVAGLEHVFASPKDAVRRIAWLGDRIVGLAATSAAPARWERELGLVPPPADRELDRLYVAAEMHGSGLGAALLEAVVDERPHYLWLIDGNARAARFYERRGFRHLDEQISTGPTWGGIPMHRMLRS